In a single window of the Aridibaculum aurantiacum genome:
- the odhB gene encoding 2-oxoglutarate dehydrogenase complex dihydrolipoyllysine-residue succinyltransferase, with protein MIEIKVPTVGESINEVTLIKWTKKDGDYVERDEVIAELESEKATFEVNAEKAGILQTKAAEGDTLNIGDVLAIIDESAQQPAGNAAAETAPQAEAQPQAAEPAPQQQAVAAGKGVIEIKVPTIGESITEVTLLKWIKKDGDLVERDEVIAEMESEKATFELNAEIAGKLSTKANEGDTIKIGDVVAAIDSDVAVPTAAAAPAAQPQQQAQAAQPAASQAPVTSVPNDVKATPVAAAIIADKKVDPKSIQASGVQGKILKNDVLEALNNPGKKAAAGQELFSRNERKEKMSNLRKTISRRLVEAKNTTAMLTTFNEVDMTRIMAIRSQFKDKFKEKHGANLGFMSFFTKAACFALQEWPAVNASIDGDSIIYHDYCDISIAVSAPKGLVVPVIRNAESLSMFEIEKTVVQLATKARDNKLTIEEMQGGTFTITNGGVFGSLMSTPIINIPQSAILGMHKIQERAMVENGQVVVRPMMYLALSYDHRIIDGRESVSFLVRVKELLENPELLLFGKDPVKALLEL; from the coding sequence ATGATTGAGATCAAAGTACCTACGGTAGGAGAGTCCATTAACGAAGTGACACTAATAAAATGGACAAAAAAAGATGGTGATTATGTAGAGCGCGATGAAGTGATTGCAGAGCTGGAAAGTGAGAAAGCTACTTTTGAAGTAAATGCTGAAAAAGCAGGTATCCTTCAAACCAAAGCTGCCGAAGGAGATACTCTAAACATTGGTGATGTATTGGCCATTATTGACGAATCTGCACAACAACCTGCAGGCAATGCAGCTGCCGAAACTGCTCCACAGGCTGAAGCACAACCACAAGCAGCTGAGCCGGCACCTCAGCAACAAGCTGTAGCTGCCGGTAAAGGTGTTATAGAAATAAAAGTTCCAACCATTGGCGAATCAATTACAGAAGTTACCCTACTGAAATGGATAAAGAAAGATGGTGACCTGGTAGAGCGTGATGAAGTGATTGCTGAAATGGAAAGTGAGAAAGCAACTTTTGAACTAAATGCAGAGATAGCCGGTAAACTTTCTACCAAAGCAAACGAAGGAGATACCATAAAAATAGGTGATGTAGTAGCAGCCATTGATAGCGATGTAGCTGTACCAACAGCGGCTGCTGCACCAGCTGCACAGCCGCAGCAACAAGCACAAGCTGCCCAGCCAGCAGCCTCACAAGCGCCTGTTACATCTGTTCCTAATGATGTGAAAGCAACACCGGTTGCAGCAGCAATCATTGCTGATAAAAAAGTTGATCCTAAGTCTATTCAAGCTTCAGGTGTACAAGGGAAGATCTTGAAGAACGATGTACTGGAAGCGCTGAACAATCCTGGTAAAAAAGCTGCAGCAGGGCAGGAGCTCTTTAGCCGCAACGAGCGCAAGGAGAAGATGAGCAACCTGCGCAAGACCATTAGCCGTCGCTTGGTGGAGGCTAAAAACACCACTGCCATGCTTACTACTTTCAATGAAGTAGACATGACAAGGATCATGGCAATCCGTTCGCAGTTCAAAGACAAGTTCAAAGAAAAGCATGGCGCTAATCTTGGCTTCATGAGCTTCTTCACAAAAGCTGCATGTTTCGCATTGCAAGAGTGGCCTGCTGTTAATGCATCTATTGATGGTGACAGCATTATCTACCACGACTACTGCGATATCTCTATAGCCGTATCTGCACCTAAAGGACTGGTAGTGCCAGTGATCCGCAATGCAGAAAGCCTGAGCATGTTTGAAATTGAAAAAACAGTGGTACAGCTTGCAACAAAAGCTCGCGATAATAAACTGACCATAGAAGAGATGCAAGGCGGAACATTCACTATCACCAATGGTGGTGTGTTTGGTTCACTTATGTCAACACCTATTATCAACATTCCGCAGAGTGCGATACTGGGTATGCACAAGATACAAGAGCGTGCTATGGTGGAGAATGGACAGGTAGTAGTAAGACCAATGATGTACCTGGCGCTAAGCTACGATCACCGTATCATTGATGGTCGTGAGAGTGTAAGCTTCCTAGTGCGTGTGAAGGAATTACTGGAGAATCCAGAGCTGCTGTTGTTTGGAAAAGATCCTGTAAAAGCATTGCTAGAATTATAG
- a CDS encoding PorP/SprF family type IX secretion system membrane protein, whose translation MKEKKRMNHEGSKFNKKHKAFLVCLCALSVFVVQTKAQDFHFSQFYEMPILRNPALAGVFKGDMRMAAVHRSQWQSVTVPFQTSAANIEYKLPVFNFNDYVTIGAQVVHDVAGDIKLKRTQLFPVLNFHKSLSEDEDNYLSLAFMGGPVTSQFDPTQAKMDDQFVNGSFSSGNASRQVFSGTGFTYWDASTGISYSSGFGYESRYYIGVGYFHFLKPRMNFFSNNSETYLQSKWVFNAGLNTPTGDNSRLIGFADYFVQGGHRQFLGGALYEMDVAEYYNEDEVVSLALGAFYRWNDAVIPVVRLRYFKWNLGLSYDANVSKLKTASQMRGGFELTASFRGFLNTRNSSAEKLRCVAF comes from the coding sequence ATGAAAGAGAAAAAAAGAATGAACCACGAAGGCTCCAAGTTCAATAAGAAGCACAAAGCTTTCTTGGTGTGCCTTTGTGCCCTTAGTGTCTTTGTGGTTCAAACAAAAGCACAAGATTTCCACTTCTCCCAGTTTTACGAGATGCCGATCCTTCGCAATCCTGCGCTGGCTGGTGTTTTCAAAGGTGACATGAGAATGGCGGCAGTACATCGGTCACAGTGGCAAAGTGTAACAGTGCCGTTCCAAACATCAGCTGCTAACATCGAATACAAGTTGCCGGTGTTTAACTTCAACGACTATGTGACGATTGGAGCACAAGTAGTGCACGATGTAGCAGGCGATATCAAACTAAAGCGCACACAGTTGTTCCCTGTTTTGAACTTTCATAAGTCGCTGAGCGAGGATGAAGACAACTACCTGTCGCTGGCTTTCATGGGTGGCCCTGTTACCAGCCAGTTCGATCCCACGCAGGCCAAGATGGACGACCAGTTTGTGAACGGTAGCTTCTCCAGTGGCAATGCCAGTCGCCAGGTTTTTAGCGGTACAGGCTTCACCTATTGGGATGCCAGTACCGGCATTTCCTATAGCAGTGGCTTTGGTTATGAGAGCAGGTATTATATCGGCGTTGGCTACTTCCACTTCCTGAAGCCGCGGATGAATTTTTTCAGCAATAACTCTGAGACCTATCTTCAAAGCAAGTGGGTGTTCAATGCCGGCTTAAATACTCCTACAGGTGATAACAGCCGGTTGATAGGCTTTGCTGATTATTTTGTGCAGGGTGGTCATCGGCAGTTTTTAGGAGGTGCATTATACGAAATGGATGTAGCAGAATATTATAATGAAGATGAGGTTGTCTCGCTTGCACTAGGTGCCTTCTACCGCTGGAACGATGCAGTGATACCGGTTGTAAGGCTGCGCTACTTCAAGTGGAACCTGGGGCTGAGCTATGATGCAAACGTGAGCAAACTAAAAACAGCTTCACAGATGCGTGGCGGTTTTGAGCTTACAGCTTCTTTTAGAGGTTTCTTGAACACAAGAAACTCATCGGCGGAGAAGTTGAGGTGTGTTGCGTTTTGA
- a CDS encoding type II toxin-antitoxin system RelE/ParE family toxin: MNKYEVFTTKKAENDEAAIYHYIAATFGEIYARKFRDNLIEVFTILSKQPFIGRPAKKGQNLRVFLFSKQNKIVYKVSDTEIVILRLLNTNTNFSGRF, translated from the coding sequence GTGAACAAGTATGAAGTCTTCACCACTAAGAAAGCTGAAAATGATGAAGCAGCCATCTATCATTATATAGCAGCTACGTTTGGCGAAATATATGCCCGCAAATTCAGAGACAACTTGATTGAAGTGTTTACCATTCTTTCGAAGCAGCCTTTTATTGGAAGACCAGCAAAAAAAGGTCAAAACCTTCGTGTATTCTTATTCAGTAAACAGAACAAAATCGTGTATAAGGTGTCTGATACTGAAATTGTCATTCTTCGTCTTTTAAATACAAACACCAATTTTTCTGGTAGATTCTGA